The proteins below are encoded in one region of Nitrosomonas ureae:
- a CDS encoding integrin alpha: MLQQIYPVSIGNNGFRLDGVLGGSYSSFSVNRAGNINGNEFDDVIAGVPGTDPNGNSWGSSYVIFGRAAAKSIKYIFKVRLEMIILLAPKLQSASVARQAMAG; this comes from the coding sequence ATGCTGCAACAGATATATCCAGTCTCAATTGGTAATAACGGTTTTCGTTTAGATGGTGTGTTAGGAGGGAGTTACTCGAGCTTCTCGGTCAACAGAGCGGGAAACATCAATGGAAATGAGTTTGATGATGTGATTGCGGGAGTTCCTGGCACCGACCCGAATGGTAATAGTTGGGGCTCCAGTTATGTGATCTTTGGCCGCGCAGCAGCTAAGTCGATAAAGTATATTTTCAAGGTACGTCTGGAGATGATAATTTTATTGGCACCAAAGCTCCAGAGTGCTTCAGTGGCGAGGCAGGCAATGGCCGGATGA
- the carA gene encoding glutamine-hydrolyzing carbamoyl-phosphate synthase small subunit, whose product MSQRPHAILALADGTIFRGVSIGIDGIKAGEVAFNTAITGYQEILTDPSYCQQIITLTYPHIGNTGINPEDFESGNVNKVHAAGLVIRDLPLMASSFRKTHNLSEFLHEQGVVAIAEIDTRKLTRILREKGAQSGCIMTGEIDEEKALQTAREFPGLSGMDLAKVVSCHQSYTWTEGEWSLESGFQTPENFQFHVAAFDFGIKRTILRKLAQRGCKVTVFPAQTSADEILATQPDGVFLSNGPGDPEPCDYAISATQSLLKSNIPIFGICLGHQLLGLASGARTVKMKFGHHGANHPVQDIVSGKVIITSQNHGFSVDADTLPATARITHVSLFDGSLQGFELIDKPAFCFQGHPEASPGPHEADYLFDKFINMMQRHKNNPQ is encoded by the coding sequence GTGTCACAACGACCGCATGCCATCCTAGCGCTCGCCGATGGAACAATTTTTCGTGGCGTGTCTATTGGCATTGACGGCATCAAAGCAGGCGAGGTGGCGTTTAATACCGCCATAACCGGTTATCAGGAAATATTGACTGATCCGTCTTATTGTCAGCAAATTATCACCTTAACATATCCACACATCGGCAATACCGGGATCAATCCAGAAGATTTCGAATCCGGCAATGTCAACAAGGTTCATGCGGCAGGTTTGGTGATTCGCGATCTTCCGTTGATGGCAAGCAGTTTTCGCAAAACCCATAATTTATCCGAGTTTCTTCATGAACAAGGGGTCGTTGCCATTGCTGAAATTGATACCCGCAAGCTGACGCGCATCTTGCGCGAAAAAGGCGCACAATCAGGCTGCATCATGACGGGAGAGATAGATGAGGAAAAAGCATTACAAACTGCAAGAGAGTTTCCCGGATTGTCCGGCATGGATCTCGCCAAAGTGGTCAGTTGCCATCAATCGTATACCTGGACAGAAGGTGAATGGTCGTTAGAATCCGGTTTTCAGACTCCGGAAAATTTCCAGTTTCACGTTGCAGCTTTTGATTTTGGTATCAAGCGCACGATTTTGCGCAAGTTGGCGCAACGTGGCTGCAAGGTAACGGTTTTCCCCGCGCAAACATCCGCCGATGAAATTCTGGCAACGCAACCTGATGGCGTATTTCTCTCTAATGGCCCCGGCGACCCTGAACCCTGCGATTACGCCATTTCTGCAACCCAGTCCCTATTGAAAAGCAATATCCCGATCTTTGGCATCTGCCTGGGTCACCAATTATTGGGATTGGCTAGCGGCGCACGCACCGTAAAAATGAAATTTGGCCATCATGGCGCTAATCACCCGGTACAGGATATCGTCAGCGGGAAAGTTATCATTACCAGTCAGAATCATGGATTTTCAGTCGATGCTGATACGTTGCCCGCCACGGCACGTATCACGCATGTATCCCTGTTCGATGGCAGTTTGCAAGGCTTTGAGTTAATCGACAAGCCGGCGTTTTGTTTTCAGGGACACCCGGAAGCCAGCCCAGGTCCGCACGAGGCTGATTATCTGTTTGATAAATTCATCAATATGATGCAGCGTCATAAAAATAACCCCCAATAA
- the carB gene encoding carbamoyl-phosphate synthase large subunit, which translates to MPKRTDIQSILIIGAGPIIIGQACEFDYSGVQACKALREEGYRIILVNSNPATIMTDPEMADATYIEPITWNMIEKIIAIERPQALLPTMGGQTALNCALDLVKHGVLEKYDVELIGASREAIDMAEDREKFKQAMTRIGLGSARSAVAHSMEEALQVQAMLGYPAIIRPSFTMGGSGGGIAYNREEFLDICERGLKTSPTKELLIEESVIGWKEFEMEVVRDKNDNCIIVCSIENIDPMGVHTGDSITVAPAQTLTDKEYQLMRNASIAVLREIGVETGGSNVQFAINPDNGRMLVIEMNPRVSRSSALASKATGFPIAKIAAKLAVGYTLNELGNDITGGITPASFEPTIDYVVTKVPRFAFEKFPQTNDRLTTQMKSVGEVMAIGRTFQESLQKALRGLETGVDGLDEKTDNLETIQTELANPGPERIWYVADAFRQNLSLEEIHQLTHIDIWFLAQIEDLIKQEQALTKIQLETLDKQALRKLKRSGFSDRRLAKLLCTDQTAVRKQRHQFNLHPVYKRVDTCAAEFATSTAYLYSTYEDECESYPTDKKKIMVLGGGPNRIGQGIEFDYCCVHAALALREDGFETIMVNCNPETVSTDYDTSDRLYFEPLTLEDVLEIVAVEKPDGVIVQYGGQTPLKLARDLEANGVPIIGTSPDMIDCAEDRERFQKMLQQLGLIQPPNRTVRNPEAALIAAEEIGYPLVVRPSYVLGGRAMEIVHERADLERYMREAVKVSNDSPVLLDHFLTHATEVDVDAICDGETVLIGGIMEHIEQAGVHSGDSACSLPTFNLQPEILDELRRQTAEMARMLNVVGLMNVQFAIQDDTVYVLEVNPRASRTVPFISKATGIQLAKISARCMTGKSLIEQNVTQEVIPSYYSVKEAVFPFIKLPGVDTILGPEMKSTGEVMGMGSTFAEAFVKSQLATDVRLPASGKIFISVRRSDKLHAVEIARNLAELGFTLYATRGTAAAITEAGIEVIIINKVAEGRPHIVDMIKNGEISLIINTVKNQRSAIRDSYSIRHAALQAKVTYYTTLAGARAACVGITNKRELQVYNLQKLHIQLQA; encoded by the coding sequence ATGCCTAAACGTACCGACATTCAATCCATACTCATCATCGGCGCCGGCCCCATCATTATCGGCCAGGCCTGTGAGTTTGATTATTCCGGCGTGCAAGCCTGCAAGGCTTTGCGAGAGGAAGGTTATCGTATCATTCTGGTCAATTCCAATCCTGCCACCATCATGACTGATCCTGAAATGGCCGACGCCACGTATATCGAGCCCATTACCTGGAACATGATCGAAAAAATCATTGCAATTGAACGACCACAGGCTTTATTACCCACGATGGGTGGCCAGACTGCGCTGAATTGTGCGCTGGATCTGGTCAAGCACGGTGTATTGGAAAAATATGATGTTGAACTGATCGGCGCTTCGCGTGAAGCCATTGATATGGCAGAAGATCGCGAAAAATTCAAGCAAGCCATGACTCGCATCGGCTTAGGCTCCGCCCGCTCTGCGGTGGCGCACAGTATGGAAGAGGCGTTGCAAGTTCAGGCTATGCTGGGTTATCCAGCGATTATTCGCCCTTCCTTCACCATGGGTGGCAGTGGCGGCGGCATTGCCTATAATCGAGAAGAATTTCTCGATATCTGCGAACGTGGGTTGAAAACCTCCCCTACCAAGGAATTACTGATCGAAGAATCCGTGATCGGCTGGAAAGAGTTTGAAATGGAAGTAGTACGGGACAAGAACGATAATTGCATTATTGTCTGCTCCATTGAAAACATCGACCCGATGGGTGTGCATACCGGTGACTCGATTACAGTAGCGCCCGCACAAACACTGACGGATAAAGAATATCAATTGATGCGCAATGCTTCGATTGCAGTATTGCGTGAAATTGGCGTCGAAACCGGTGGTTCCAATGTGCAGTTTGCCATCAATCCTGACAATGGTCGCATGCTGGTAATAGAGATGAATCCACGGGTTTCACGTTCTTCCGCCTTGGCATCTAAAGCAACCGGGTTTCCGATCGCCAAAATCGCAGCCAAGCTCGCGGTTGGCTATACTCTGAACGAGTTGGGTAATGACATTACTGGGGGAATTACACCCGCCTCGTTTGAACCGACGATTGATTACGTGGTTACCAAAGTACCACGCTTTGCTTTTGAGAAATTCCCACAAACCAATGATCGCCTGACAACACAAATGAAATCCGTCGGTGAAGTCATGGCAATCGGCCGAACATTCCAGGAATCCCTACAAAAAGCCTTACGCGGACTGGAAACCGGTGTTGACGGATTAGATGAAAAAACCGACAACCTGGAAACCATCCAAACTGAGCTGGCCAACCCTGGCCCAGAACGAATCTGGTATGTCGCCGATGCTTTTCGTCAAAATCTTTCACTGGAAGAAATTCATCAGTTGACGCATATCGATATTTGGTTTCTGGCACAAATCGAAGACCTGATTAAACAAGAGCAAGCATTGACAAAAATTCAGCTGGAAACACTCGATAAACAGGCGTTACGTAAACTAAAGCGCAGCGGTTTTTCCGATCGGCGATTGGCAAAATTACTCTGCACTGATCAAACCGCAGTTCGTAAACAACGGCATCAGTTTAATTTGCATCCGGTCTACAAACGCGTTGATACTTGTGCGGCCGAATTTGCTACCAGTACAGCTTATCTGTACTCAACCTACGAGGATGAATGCGAATCTTACCCCACGGATAAAAAGAAAATTATGGTCTTGGGTGGCGGCCCTAATCGTATCGGCCAGGGGATAGAATTTGATTATTGTTGCGTTCACGCCGCCTTAGCGTTACGAGAGGACGGATTTGAAACCATCATGGTTAACTGTAATCCGGAGACCGTCTCAACCGATTATGACACCTCAGATCGATTATATTTTGAACCACTGACATTAGAAGATGTACTCGAGATCGTCGCCGTGGAAAAACCTGATGGCGTAATTGTACAGTATGGCGGGCAAACGCCTCTTAAGCTCGCCCGCGACCTGGAAGCCAATGGCGTACCGATTATTGGCACCAGCCCGGACATGATCGATTGCGCCGAAGATCGCGAGCGCTTTCAGAAAATGCTCCAGCAATTAGGTTTAATCCAACCCCCTAACCGCACCGTACGCAATCCCGAAGCGGCTCTGATCGCCGCGGAAGAAATTGGCTATCCATTAGTGGTACGACCCAGTTATGTATTAGGCGGACGCGCTATGGAAATCGTGCATGAGCGAGCCGATCTGGAACGCTATATGCGTGAAGCCGTTAAAGTTTCCAATGACTCACCGGTATTGTTAGATCATTTTCTCACGCACGCTACCGAGGTCGATGTCGATGCGATTTGTGACGGCGAAACAGTTCTTATTGGCGGCATCATGGAACATATTGAACAGGCAGGCGTACATTCCGGTGATTCTGCGTGTTCGCTGCCAACATTTAATTTACAACCTGAGATACTGGATGAGTTACGTCGGCAAACTGCTGAAATGGCACGCATGCTAAATGTCGTTGGACTGATGAATGTACAATTTGCGATTCAAGATGATACGGTTTATGTACTTGAAGTCAATCCCCGGGCCTCGCGTACTGTACCTTTCATTTCCAAAGCAACCGGCATTCAACTCGCCAAAATTTCGGCACGCTGTATGACGGGAAAATCTTTAATCGAGCAAAATGTTACCCAAGAAGTGATTCCGTCTTATTATTCTGTCAAAGAAGCTGTTTTTCCCTTTATAAAACTTCCCGGTGTTGATACGATATTAGGTCCGGAAATGAAGTCTACCGGAGAAGTAATGGGTATGGGATCCACTTTTGCGGAAGCTTTTGTTAAATCCCAATTAGCAACCGATGTTCGCCTGCCTGCTTCCGGAAAAATTTTTATTAGCGTGCGGCGCTCGGATAAATTGCATGCGGTCGAAATCGCACGCAACCTTGCAGAACTCGGCTTCACGCTTTATGCGACGCGAGGCACTGCTGCTGCCATTACAGAAGCTGGAATAGAGGTGATTATCATCAATAAGGTTGCTGAGGGGCGACCGCACATTGTTGACATGATTAAAAATGGTGAAATCAGTTTGATCATTAACACTGTAAAAAATCAGCGTAGTGCAATACGGGATTCATATTCAATTCGCCATGCTGCACTCCAGGCGAAAGTAACTTACTATACAACTTTAGCCGGTGCACGTGCTGCCTGTGTAGGCATCACTAACAAACGTGAATTGCAGGTTTATAATCTGCAGAAATTGCATATACAACTCCAAGCGTAG
- the greA gene encoding transcription elongation factor GreA, with the protein MSTIPLTVAGAEALRKELHDMKTIHRPAVIAAIAEARAHGDLSENAEYDAAKEKQGFIEGRIAELESKLSSAQIINPALINADGACVFGATVELEDLQSSEVVTYQIVGDDEANIKDGKISISSPISRALIGKYAGDIAEVHAPSGIREYEILDVKYI; encoded by the coding sequence ATGAGTACTATTCCGTTAACCGTGGCTGGAGCTGAAGCATTGCGTAAAGAATTGCATGATATGAAAACGATTCACCGCCCTGCCGTTATTGCCGCAATTGCAGAAGCACGTGCTCATGGCGACCTTTCAGAAAATGCTGAATATGATGCTGCCAAGGAAAAACAGGGATTTATTGAAGGGCGCATCGCCGAACTGGAAAGTAAACTTTCTAGCGCACAGATCATTAATCCGGCTCTCATCAATGCGGATGGTGCTTGTGTTTTCGGTGCCACAGTTGAATTGGAAGATTTGCAAAGTAGCGAGGTGGTGACTTATCAAATCGTAGGAGATGATGAAGCTAACATTAAGGATGGAAAAATATCCATCAGCTCTCCCATTTCACGTGCACTTATTGGTAAATATGCAGGGGATATTGCAGAAGTTCATGCGCCTAGCGGTATTCGTGAATACGAAATATTGGATGTCAAATACATCTAA
- a CDS encoding YhbY family RNA-binding protein translates to MLTLTIAHRRELKAQAHALNPVVMIGKSGLSPSVIEELNRGLSSHELIKIRVLIDDRIARNELFEKICQLLNAAPVQHIGKIFIIYRPRPEEAEKQQERSSQKKTRTPFRTKRSFQN, encoded by the coding sequence ATGTTAACACTAACTATTGCTCATCGGCGTGAATTAAAGGCACAAGCGCATGCGTTGAATCCGGTTGTGATGATTGGAAAATCAGGATTATCCCCTAGTGTTATAGAAGAATTAAATCGTGGGCTTTCAAGCCATGAATTGATTAAAATCAGGGTATTGATAGATGATCGGATTGCCAGAAATGAATTGTTTGAAAAGATATGCCAGCTGTTAAATGCTGCACCTGTGCAGCATATTGGTAAAATTTTTATTATTTATCGACCTCGGCCAGAAGAGGCTGAAAAACAGCAGGAGCGTTCATCACAAAAAAAGACCAGAACACCTTTTCGCACCAAGCGAAGTTTCCAGAACTAA
- a CDS encoding RlmE family RNA methyltransferase, whose product MKRAKTSKAWMKEHVNDFFVKQAKKEGYRSRAAYKLLEITEKDQILKPGLTVVDLGAAPGSWSQVASHKIGRGGKVIAVDILEMTSLPGVEFIQGDFREEYVIVELKKNLGNDQLDLVISDMSPNMSGIVISDQARSMYLAELALAFSMEQLNYGGNFLVKVFQGRDFDQFLFDMRAGFKNVIIRKPKASRDRSNELYLLGLGKK is encoded by the coding sequence ATGAAACGGGCCAAAACCAGTAAAGCTTGGATGAAAGAGCATGTCAATGATTTTTTTGTCAAACAAGCAAAGAAAGAGGGATATCGTTCACGTGCTGCGTATAAGTTGCTTGAAATTACTGAAAAAGATCAAATCCTAAAACCAGGATTGACTGTTGTTGATTTAGGCGCAGCACCCGGCAGCTGGTCTCAAGTAGCCAGCCATAAAATAGGTCGCGGTGGCAAAGTTATTGCGGTTGATATTCTTGAGATGACGTCGTTACCCGGTGTAGAATTTATTCAAGGTGATTTTAGAGAAGAATATGTCATCGTTGAATTAAAAAAAAATTTAGGAAATGATCAACTCGATCTTGTCATTTCGGATATGTCACCCAATATGAGTGGAATCGTTATCAGCGACCAAGCCAGAAGTATGTATTTAGCAGAACTGGCGTTAGCTTTCTCAATGGAACAACTGAACTATGGCGGAAATTTTCTAGTCAAAGTTTTTCAAGGCAGGGATTTTGATCAATTCCTTTTCGATATGCGTGCTGGATTTAAAAACGTAATTATACGAAAACCTAAAGCATCGCGTGATCGCAGCAATGAATTGTATTTATTGGGGTTAGGGAAAAAATAA